The following DNA comes from Poecilia reticulata strain Guanapo linkage group LG16, Guppy_female_1.0+MT, whole genome shotgun sequence.
GATCACCTTGCTAACACACATCTGTTTTCAGCTTTGCCCACATATTTTCTATAGGACTAAAAACAGAGTGCTGTGAAGCCCACtctcaaataatatttttttgttcttaagcCTCTTTTGTAACTAATTTGACATCATAATTTAGGTCAAGAAAGAGGTCTCGAGAAGATGCTTTAATATTTCCATGTCATATTTTCTCTTCAAATGCCATCTAATTGTGTAAAGCAAAACacacccacagcatgatgctgccactcctGTTTTTTCTAGTTGGAATGGTGTTATCAGACTAAAATGCTTCTCCATCTTTTCTCCAAATATAGCAATGTTTATAATGCTCAACGCTTAATTCTTTTTAATGATCCACAAGATATGTGTCAAAATATTCAGATATCCATCCCTTACTACAACTGTTGTAtatatttctgttgcttttggagTGATCTCATACCTTGTGTTGTGCAGGTTTTACTGTGGATAATGATActttttttccagcttcagCAAGCAAAGTCTTTTACTTTAGTTCTGGAGCTGATGAGCATATTTCTTACCAAAACACGTCCTTTTCTGGGACGCAGAGTGGACATTCAGATGGTGCTTCTACTTGTATTTGTTTGTATAGATCTAACTTTTGGAGTCCGTAGTTCTCCTGATATCTCAGCTGATTTCTTTCGATTTTCCCTTGGTGTCTCAGAAGAAAGCAATGTGCTTGAGGCGATGCCTTGCAATACACACACAATGGCGCCTAAATAAAGTCAGAAAGCGTGAGCCTATTGGAAGCTTACAAAGCCATGACTTCATTTTCTGGTTGTACTCAAcctttttaaaagcatattaATCTCAGAGTGGGTAAATTACTTAAATAAGGAACGTCAAAACAGAGTCgtttaaaaaattttcaaaattatttttcctttctttattctgttttgttaATCTTCACCAATATTGGATAACGGTATGTAAATATCTAGTTTACTGTTCAAGTATGCTGTATCTACTGTTATGAAAAGTAGTTTCCCAACAGCTGAACGTCCATCATCGCAGGTTATGGTCAACAGTTTATTCCTGTGTCTTATAATTAGAGCAAGTAAATGAATCAAAAAGTTAAGGATGTTTGTGTAAACCAGTGTTTAAAAGTTCAGCAGCACTCTCCTGAATCAACCAAGTCAATTTGCCTCACAATTACTTATTGCTGATGCAAGAAATAGTGCGAATCATGCCTCATGCAAGCGTGAgattaaacagcagcagcagcagccggttGTGCCAAAGAGCAAGAAAAATGCAGCTTGATAGCTCCGAAACAGATACAAACCTCCAGCATTAACAGGCTATGTCTGATATAAATTGAGTCACCCTCAATTTTCTTAGCTCTTTTCTGTGaagaatgaaaagaacaaaaaacaaaaaaaagtgtgggTTTGTTTCAGTTTCCCTGTACGCTGGCATCACACTGCCGCATGGTGGACATGCATTGTATGAAGTTCACTAATGTGTTAAACACAACAGATGGGAAAGAACAGAGAGGCGTTCATGCAAAATGATTTGGTGCAAAGTGACCAAAACTGTCCTATGCTAGCAAAGAAGAAGGACTTCTataatgaaaaactgaacaaaaacacctGTTAGTCTAAGATCATGCATGTGTGCATTCCAGTGTTAAAGACAGcaagcaaaacttttaaaacgtACAACTTATACTGAGGCGAGGAAAGAATACTTAACAAATCAGACTGCCTCTAAAGTAGTCTTCAAGACCAGATTCTTACACATTCTGTTCGTAACTGCATTTCGTCTGgttcttaaaaataaactgtacatCTCTTGAACCTGATATATTTAAGTTTACACCTAGCTGTACGGAAGCACAACATGAGAAGAGGGTGGCATTAGTCCTTTCAGATGCAAAAATCGGAAGTGGAGAGACGCATGAGCGGCACCGAGAGTCTGACCTTTCGCATTTGCACCCCTTCCACGATCGTCCTCTCGCTCTCAGACTCGTGCTACCCCggggggaggagagaggaagatgtgttagcgccctctgctggttgCGTTAATAAAAACCATGTCCTGTGAGGGTCAGTGTGCTACAGGCTTGAGCCTGCCACTAACCTGGATGTACCCATTGATGGTGGATATCAGTGAAGAATCTACGTCTCTCTGCTCCCTCGACACTGCTGACTACAGCAGCAAGAGACACAGTTTACGCTCATGCATAAAATGTCTCTGTACACGTTACGCTCTTAGGTGTTCTTTCTGAATCAGTAAcaatttcaacatattttcaacCATTCAAGATCATAGATAAGATTTTTACCTTAAATGCATAAAGATTCTACACAGTTGACATACAATTATGGATGTAGAAAAATTTAGTTGGATTTCCCTACAGGTCAAACTGGATTAACACTGTACTTAACAGTGTTATGTactattcaaattcaaattcataaTACTTTAtagatcccaaagggaaataaaacataacaaatataataaaatataataatatgttAATGTGTGCTTTTCCACATACTCATCTTCTGTTTCACACAGTTCCAGTTAAGTTTGGCAAACtttacatgtttatgtttgagaTGGTAGAACAGAAATGGTTATTTTCTATGGTGTACTAACTCTTTTTACCCATCTTTACAAAGGGTGCCAAGAGATTTGTCctcatctttattttgttttatgttgctttCCTTTTAGACATTTGTGCATTTGTCAGCCCAGACAGATACAAGAGTaaataaaatgagctaaatACCTTGATTTCAGACACTGCCTCTATTTTTGAGGGCTCTGCAGCTTCTACCGTGACTTCCAGCTTCCTCTCTTCCAGGCGACTGGTCTTTATGGGAGTGGAGGTCTGGGGCTGGTCGAAGGGAGCCATGGGGATCCCTGCATCCGCCAGCGCGGCCTGAGAGAAGACTGGAGCACTGACAGGACGTGCGCCCCTCTGCGTGCTCACAACTACAgaaaaaatgtaaggaaaacTGATATTAATAGAAAGAATTATTATGTTTGCGGTTCTTAGGTTAACATGTTTAATAACTAAggtatttttttcagatgttcGCACATCGttaagtttttaaatgcaacattgtCACAATCAGCAACCATACTTACCGCACTCAGTCGCCctgtaatgaaataaatgcaaaaactgaaaGCGCATACTGTACCTCATGTGTTTTCAGTTCGcttggttttaaaagaaaaacatatgagAATAAAACTTAGGCAAGAAGCATAAATCCTCAGGGGGACATGATGGAAGCAGcgtgttttaattaaaataatccaaTGGTTGCGCAAAAGCAGTTAAGTCAAGTCGCATAATAGGCAAAATGTTCATGACTCATTCAAATGTCGAGAACAAAACAGCATTATTTCTCCAGTCTGCAAAAACTGCCAGGTGGAAAATGTGAGAGGAGGCCTGGGCATCAGCCCGTGTATCCAGGCAGCAAATGTTAGTAAATGTTTCATGACGCAAAGAAACCCACAAGTGAGCATTAGTCAAAaacactccacacacacacaaaaaaagtaaacagtACCTGACTCTTTGGCATCAAAATCTAGCAGAACAAACCAGTCATCAGTGACATCTGTGTGTATGACTGGACGCCTTTCTTCCAGGATCCGCATTTCAAACTGTGGCTTCTTCTCAGAAATTTCAACCCTTTTTGCGGCCACAGCAGATGGAACTCTGACCTCTGATCGGACCCTGAGGCTTTCAGGGGCAGCAACTAGCATAGATATGAACGAGGCATTATTGTGGAAAAGAAGTGAACAGCATCAACAGCCCTCAGGGCCTTCATagcataaaactgaatttacacAAGTAATTTGTACGTGTTTCGTTGAACCCTTCTTTCATAATATACCTGATGTTTTTAGGTCTGGATACAGAAGAACAAACCAATCGTCTTCCACTTCTATTTGGGGCTGACGTTCCTTCACTACTTCTTTCTTCTGCCAAGTCTCATCCACAATAGTAACCCTCTGCTGTGTTCTTTTCTCTGTGGCTACAAACTTTTTGTCTGTTCTCGCTTCAGGAACAGGGAAGACACGTTGCTCCACAGCCACTGGCACGGAATcagaaggaaaaactaaaatgaaaggTATTCTGGGggttttctttctattttaaaatctgtatctcaaaaagctcaacaaaaccaacaaaaagtatGCCGTTTCAGACtaagtagagatgcaccaattcCTCTGCATTTGATGTGAATGAAACGATTTTCCTGTTGGCCCATAAACACACTACAACATGCTAACTTGTGATACTCGTATTTTAATTGCGGAAGTTTCTCTaagtgaggaaaaaagaaatggaacCATTTATAAAATCAGTAAGGATTAGCATTGTAGGCTACCGGACCTGCGGCCCATAAACTGGGGTTCAACGGACTTACTCAACTCAGCAGAAGgttcaaagttaaaaacatcaaataacaGCAACTACATGATTATATTTAGATATTACTGCAAAAAATGAGACTACATGCACCTATTTCCATAAaagctagcattagcactgCAGCACAGCTAGCTACAACAAGACTTGGAAAAGTGGGACCTGTTTAAATTTTCCACAAGCCATTACTTTTGAAGTAGTGTGATGcttttaatgaatattaattGGTTATTAACATCCAGAATAAAAATGGTTTGGTGAGAAATTTTCACTTGTGATTCCCGTTTACAATGTATCACAAGAAACCTTGGTCCTACATTAGCCTTTGTAGATCAAAGACTAGTGTGATTGCTTTATAATTGAAACTTGAACGAACATCCATTACCACTTAAATTTGtgagattaattttaatatatagcatgttggactttgtttttatcattctAAATGTCTTACTATTACTACAACCACAATGTTATTGTAACCAgaaccaataaaaaatatatctattgGAGAAAAATGGGaatcagctgaaataaaaatccagagGTTAAAAAGTGACCTCAACAAATTGGTAATTGGTACATCTCTAGCCCCCAGTAACAGCATACTGGTTGAACTGTGGAATAGACAACATATCTGCCTAATTGAAATAGGCAAACAGCCATAGCATAGTACCTGATACTTTTGGTGCCACATCTAGCAGCTCAAACCAATCATCATCCTCATATGTTGGTTGTGGCAGGTTAATCACAGTCACAGCGGGTGGCCTCAGATCCTCCTTGACGAACTTTGGTTTTGGTTCACTGGGTTCAGGTGTCTTAACAACCCTCTGAACCTCAGCAACTGACACAGAAAAATTAGGATTGATAAACTTTAAGCACATAGCAGAGTATATACTGCCTTTAGCCAATTAAAAGTACCTGGTGCAGTGGGAATGGGTTTTTCTTGAGTAATGTTAAACAAGACAACCCAATCATCGTCTTCCATGTTTGACTGAGGTGGGGGCTGGCTTGGCCTAATTTTAGGAGAACGAGTACCCTCTTGCCCGCTGGTCGCACTAATTATCACTTCTTCATAAGTTCTAATCTCTGTGGTTTTTGCTTCCTTGTACGCTGCAATCTCTGTGGTTTTTGCCTCGACTTCAAACGTCTCTGCCATCTTTTGAACAGACTCAGCTGGGGCAGCTGGTGcacataaaatatgcaaatggtTGAGTTTCACTTGTGTACAtgaatctacaaaaaaaatgtgattacaACATAAATTGATCTTATACCTGTGGGTATGATAACTGGCTTGTCACAAACAATGTCAAACAGCATGAGCCAGTCATCATCTGTCTCCGGAAGAGGCTGGAAAGGCTGTGGACTAATTGGATATAACCTTTGCTCTACACGTTTTGCTTCAACTGGAACAACTGGACTGATTTTAGCTGGTTCTGGCACAGAAACTGAAacgaataaaacaaacatttacttatGACTCCTGTCAAACATATTGTAGgaattttctctaaataaagacatttgaaggATAAAGGTACCTGGAGGAATATAAGACTCTACTTTGGGCGGTATGTCCAGCAGCAGATACCAATCATCGTCTCGGTGGCTCACTGGATACAACATTATCTGCTCTGGAGGTTTCTTGTCATGTTTCTGAGTCACAGTCTCCTTAACTACAACTACAACCTCCCTTGTCCTCTCTACTGCCTCTGAGACAGTGACAGTTGCCTTCTTTTCTTTGGGAAGAATCTGAACATATTCAGGCATTGATGCTatagacaaaacaaaagtaagtaGTATGCTGTCAGAGACCGGCAATGGACTTAAAAATCAGTGGTCAGATTTGGATTTAAGTGTACAGTATACAGTAGTAATACCTGGCTGTAGAAGTGATGTTCCCCTATCTGGAAGATCAAGCAGACTGAACCAGTCATCTTCTGCTTGCCTTggtatttgttttctttcagtatcCTCTACAAAAATCTCAACTCTTTTGTCTCCCTGATCAACAGCTGGGACACGTTCAATCTGGGATTTGGAGACACCTCCTGATAGACTCActtcaacaacaaaaccaaaataaagcaTAATTCAGTCTTTCCTGTCTGTAATACGATAAAGAGAGTGAAAGAACCGATCCAATTAATCTGCAAAGCAGCATGGGAGACGGTATGTTTGTCAGTACCTGGTTCTATATATGTAGTTTGTCTAGGAGGAACGTCCAGCAACGCAAACCAGTCATCATCCCTCTCAGTCACTGACTGGATTTCTTTAAGACATCTTGGAGACTCTTGGGTAATCTGTCTCTCTTCAACTACTACTTTGTAATCTTCTGAAACTTCAGCCACAGGGACAAACTGCCCTTCATCCATCTGGGCTTCCTTTATTGTTACTGATAAATGGAAGCAGGAGAGGACTTTTTCAATCCACAGGCGTAAGCACATATTTTATCTGCAAGCAAGCAGAATACAAGGCAGAAGAGCAAATGCAGCACACACTGTTTCAGCAGTACCTGGTTCTATCCAGGTTTCTCTTTGAGTTTCTTGTATCATCTGTCTCTCTTCAATTTCCACCTTGTAATCTTCTGAAACTTCAACCACAGAGACAAACTGCCCTTCATCCATCTGGGCTTCCTTCATTGCTACTGATAAATGGAACCAGGGGAAGATTTTCTCACTGTTTTATCAACAAGCAGCAATACAGTGCAGAAGAGCATTGTTCATTTGgttcatttgcaaaaacaacatacaCCATTTTAACAGTACCTGCTTCTACATATTTGGTTTCTGTTGGAGGCCCCGCAAGCAACACAAACCAATCATCCACCCTTTCCACGAGTGCTGGTTGTTGCAGGATCCGTGTCTGCTCCTGAATTTCCTCTTCTCCTACCTGTCTCTTCGCCACTGATCTTAAATACGTGCTCTCATCTACAGCAGTGAATAATCAAGAGGGTAAAGACGCAAAGAAATTGAACAGAGGCGGCAATGTGTTCTGCAGgccaaaagcagcaaaagtcCACACGTGAGGTTGTTCCCACAAGAAACTTCTCATGCAACCTTCTAATCCACAAAGGAGCACAATAGCAGTGAGCACAAATGCAATTCAAAGaacagtagtagtagtagttggtgaatgtattattaatatttgccACATGACGGCCATCTCTTGCAAACCGGTTAGAGCATTAGAAAGATTAGTCGAAGATCAAAATGGCTCACAGAGTAACATACTGTACCTGATGGGCTGAAAACTGGCGGGTGGTAAAAAAGCAGGTACCATTCATCCTCATTTTCTTCCTCAACTGGATTTCCAAAATAAAGCCTCTCTGTGACCTCTCTCTCGGTCTGTTTTTCTAACATCCCATTTGACTCCCCGCTCTCATCCACAATCATCACCCTCTTCCCGTCCCTGCGCTCAATCTTCTGCATAATCACAACAGACGTGGCCCCAGAAACATCTGAAGAGTCAAACTTTTGCTGGACGTCTTCCTGCCATTCCTTCTGTATCTCTCGTACCTTGGCCCTCAGACTTTCATCTAACTGATTCAGATCGTTTTCCTCTTCAGGTACCAagccttttaaaaacacagctttaatttgttcttcTAGTTCATCCACTTCATCCTCATCTGTCTCCATCCTCTTCATAAATCTCTGTAAAACCACCTGATCCAAATCCCCCTCTTCTGCTCTTAATCTTTCAACCTCTTCTTGCCCCAGTTGCTCTTCGATGATCCTCTGAATCCTCTCTGACACCTCACTCGCTTCCTGTAGTCTTTCCTCCAAGTCCCTCACTTTTCTCAGTTTCCCCTCCAGATCTTCGATCTCTGTCAATGTGTCTATCAAGGTCACAGACTTCTGCAGTCTCTCAATGACTTGCTCGGTAGTCTCTTCTTGTTTGACCACTGATGTGACAAGCTCCTCCAAACGGATCTGGGACTGGATTTTATGAGAGGCTGAGAAGAGCAAAAAGATCAATCAAACACCTAACTAATCTAGAATATATGGCAGGCTGTTAAGTTTTATTAAGTAAGTTTgaaaaagttaataattccCCCAAACAActcacacaaaatattttcttcagacTCAGATAAGAACCGACCAAAGTATAGGTACCAGTCATCCTGCTGGTATGGTGCAGGTTTATGTAGAGGGTCCGGAGAGGAGTATCCAGAGCTGGGTTTGGCTGGCACCAgagataataataatgatgtgCTACAATCAGTTAATTGTCCTTTTCTATTTGTGCAAAACAGTAGCATGCTTACTTCAGCTTTTCATATTGAGGGAATATAATAATGACccatttataaacattttaaacagctACATTGtgattaaaatagaaaatgacagaaatgcgGATGGGCATCTATAGTGAAGGTACCTTGGTGTTCCACAAAATCAAAAGTCTCCACAGTGGCTACAGCAGGTTGACGATACAGAAGGTCAGACCACTCGCCTTCCTTTAGGTACTGCTGTTGCTGTTCACTGATAATTTGAGAGCCACCATCTATGGTCTCAGTGCCCTGCCAGGTCACAGACTGTTCTTCCTCCCTGGACTGAGAGGAAGTCTGCTCAGACTCCCCTCTGGCTGTGAAGAGATGGTGCGGTGATTGAAGTTACATAATGATTCTGCAGAACAGATGACGACTGTTGTGGATGCTTCATGGTGCTTCAAGCAGGCTTTTAGCCTAGTTAGGTGCaagcattgtttgtttttttacctttggACTTGGATTATTGTAAGTCCAAAAAGATGAGGTTAGTGCCAGCAAGATAAAAAATGCAACTCATCTTCTAGAACAAGAGCAAAATGGCTTATTATTGTACCTTGCACAACCTTGATTAAAGAATGCTGCTGCAGAAGTGATGAGTGAGTTATTCAGTTAGGAGGTAATATGAGGTGAAAGCCATTTGTGAGATAAAGCTCTCCACTTTAAAATGAGGAAGCACAATTTCAACACTGGAAATTACTCcgacagagaaacaaaacaggaagtcggaatatttttgttccttttaccATGCAGAGTAATCAAAAATAACTGATTCTTGTTACTGAACGTCCACAATTGGTCGTAGTTACCAAGTTGAagagctgcatttttaaaatattaaagcgataaaaaaaaaaaagaaaatgtgaaggcATGTTGATAAAAGCGATGACGCTGAAAGCAATTAGCGAGAAACCGGCAATGTGTCCGCCTCATGTGCATCCTGGTACCTGGAAATTCCACAGAAGGCTGGCCAGAGAATGACCTATCATCAGCCTCAGATCTGCATGATTCAGAGAGTTGCTGCAGAAACTGGAGAGTCTCATCTCCAGCTGCAAGTGTAAAACAAGTCATAATGTTACTTATCAACCTTTAAGCTTATAGCAAGAAACAAACTatttcagacacacacactttacCCTACCTCCATCCAAGGTACGTGACAGCCTCTTGCTAGCAGAGCGTGTGAATCGAGGCGCTGGGCGGTCAATCATGGAGCTCGCCTGCCGGGTCTGGGCTTGAGTACGGCCGCTGTACCGGAACTTGGAACCCAAGACAAGAAAACGACGGGACGATGGAGGCTCCACTAATGGAACCCTgagaaaaagacacattttttttgttttataaatttttttattcttaaaataatcggaatcaaaatatatatatatatcattaaATTGTATGAGTTGTAAAGAAGTTTATATATTATCTTTAATATCTAAAATtccttaaaacatttattttagccaTGACCTTTGTGGCTTGCACTCTTTCTGGAAGCTGTCAATAACTGACAATTTGACACCCATAACTTACATTTCTCTACTAAAGAGGATTTAACTTGGTCTTAAGATATTCTAGTTTTACTGAGAAAGAATTTCAACAGCTGTACGATAGATTCTCTAAAAGAAACAGTTATAAATCCTTGAAATATATTATTCTCAGTGTAATGAACGTATAAATGagtttaacttttcaaaaatataatttcaactgttttattgcgatgcaaaaaaatgttaaagggctAATGCTTAGTCTTGAACAACGAGTATTTAGCTTTTCCTAAACACTCATCAACATGAGTCTTAAATTACTGTGCCTTGTAAGCCTATCTAGAGTATACAGAGAAACTGAGAATTATCCTTTGTTTCAGGTAAAACAGTGAAAAGAAACTTTTCTCTACCTGAAGAAAGTATGATGCTCAACGCAAACTTTCCAAAGTTTCTTTGAGGCTTTGTAGTTGGGCAGCTTGAAGCCAATTGTGCTCTCATACTGCTCTTGCTGCAGGggaagaaacaaatcaaaatcaagAGACATCGCCTGCAACCGATGACAAAATCATTTTGATGTCAactgaaataaagtttatattcatGTGTGCATCTCAAAAGTATATGCCTCTGTGGATACTTAAGCATCAACTTCAATACAACAAATGCATACACTTCATTAAAATAATAGGATTTTAGTTAAACAATTATAACCAGTTAAATTATAATGGTGAAAAAATGGATGAGAAAACTAAGAATATATGGTTAACCACAGTGGGTCTCATAAATTAAGGTTCTGACTCAGAATAAGTATAAATGTTTTGATcagatttaaaatcaaaatgactGCCTGAGGTTTACCTCTGACGCTCTGATTTTGATAAAGAAGCTGCTCCGTTTGTAAGAAATTTTAAGCACTTTGGGCCATGGGAAACGATTGATCCTCAGCTTGTCCTTGTAAACCATCAGACCACTGGAGCAAACACCCAGTGTGATGTCGACACCATCGAGATCCTGCAAGCAAGAAGGAAAATGTCAATAAGTGTCATGGCATGACCTCTTGGTATTTTCAGAAAACAGTCACAAGGGGGCACTCTTTCTTTCCTAATTAATGTTGTGGAGGTCATGGGGTTTGAAACGTTATAACCCTTTCATTTTTATCTCAGAAGGTTATAGAATCAATTTTGTTATTAAATCTTAATGATGCAAAACGTGACTGCTGCCGCAAAATATTaccaagaaattaaaaacatgaaaaaggaaaagtacaaaaatttCAGACacaagtttatttgcaaagcattaaaacaaaatgtcaaaacttttttaaaatgttaaagaattaGGAAAATTACCCACCTTGGCTTGGTGCAGGTCAACTCCGTACATTGCAAGTTTCTTGGCATTTTCCAGAAACAGCAAATCTGCTTGGGCTGGACTCATTGACCTTCAcatgaaaagagaaacattttcaaagacgACTCATTCAAAGGTTAAACAAAAATGCTTACCGTTCAATTGAGCAAAAACAATCTTACTCGTACTTAATAACCACGATAAAAATGATCTGATGACaaatttctatttttcaaaTCATACAGGCCCTTTAATGACCTGTAAGTGCGGTGCAGCTCCATCactttctcctccagctccttgcTTTGTCCGGGTGCCAGGTTCAGATCTTTAACGTAGTCTGTCCCGTGAACCTCCGGGTCGTATTCTCCCAGCTCAGACTGGACCGTGTAGGAGCCCAGCAGGGACAGGGTGACAAAGGAGCAAGGAAGAACACCTTGCAGAATGTCCTTCCTGAGCTGGAGACACAGGAAATATCTGcgaaagaaagacaaagacgTGTTAAGATATTTACATGGGAAGTTGTTTtcaaacaacaatgaaaaatgaaaacagaaaaaaattagcCGATAGAGACAGTCCATCACTTTTTAGGTGATGTTCTGTTTAAGAGTTTATAATGAAATATCTTTTTTCCAGTAAATATCGCATGACACTGTTGTTCAGAATAAATTCAGGTGAGTTAGTCCCAGACGTTGAAGCCATCAGCTAAATTGATAGAGGTCAACACTGATATGTTTCTTTTGTCTTAAAACAGcaccaatgtaaaaaaaaaaaaaaaaaaaaaaacattagcagtTTCAGCTAATTTTAAGACCTCTCAAattattgtcacatttaaattggGTGGTTATTTACACAGACATCAATGGTATGTTAATAGGATTGTTCATCTCTGGTCTGTGACTGACAGATGCGTATCTTGGCACACTGCCAAGGATCTGGCTCCTTGGTAAATTCAtggattaaaaagaagaaaaactaaatgagacaagacaagacagttTACCCTTCAATAACAATATACAATACTTATTTTAGAGCATACCATACACCGTTCTATACGATGTGAGTTGTGGTGAAAATTTGTTTCAAGCAAAGCTGAATTAGTGGTGAACTTCATTGTCCATTTTGGTCGTCCAAACATCAAATATACCTGACCATGCATTGATACACAGAGTAGACTTGCTCTTCCTCATCTTAGCTCTTGGGGGTATAGCCAATCAGTACTGAGAAAAATGgatggctgctttgcaaatgccagccagCACTGTGTCATGGTATCTCAAGTTTTTCAGATATTCTTCACAGCTGCTCTACCAGCTGTGAAAAGCTGGTAGAGCAGAATTTTATAGCTGTTGTGAAAAGCTGCTCTAACCAGCTATATTGAATCTTGCAACTTAGTGAATCTCAACATCcctagttttttgttttctacatgGGATACTAATGTCGGAGTCACcaccaaaaatattcatatgtgAAACATGTACTGAGGAGGgaaaatttaaacataaaatgttttgtttttttttgctttttacacattgcttactttttttttatcagacatTTACTAAAAAATTTTTGTGTTCTGTTCTCAATATGTTTGTGTTGCACCTAATTCTACCTCAGTATCCTTTATGAACAGTCATTATTCACATATCcaagctttttgtttgtgctgatgtctttttctttaaatttagctttgtaacaaaaagaaaagaagaaaaaaaacatatgagacccaaatgacactttaaagGTTCTTAAAATTAGCATTTGCATAGACAATTAGGATGTTTTTCAGATTGTAGTTGTTTAAGATGGCAGAAGTCCCCTTCGGTCTTGATTTCTCACAGACAAACTGTTAGCCAAATCTCTACCAACTGATCCGGATTTACACTAAAAGAAGATGCTAAGAAAGTTATCTACTGTAGGTAAAATATCAGGTTGCTAATAACCTTTCAACAGAGCCTCATTTCAAAGATCATGAACCGTCCCTTTAATATCATCATGAAGCggaagaggatggatggatggatggatggatggatggatggatggatggatggatggatggatggatggatggatggatggatggatggatggatggatggaNNNNNNNNNNNNNNNNNNNNNNNNNNNNNNNNNNNNNNNNNNNNNNNNNNNNNNNNNNNNNNNNNNNNNNNNNNNNNNNNNNNNNNNNNNNNNNNNNNNNNNNNNNN
Coding sequences within:
- the LOC103478711 gene encoding uncharacterized protein LOC103478711 isoform X4 — its product is MDCLYRLIFFCFHFSLLFENNFPCKYLNTSLSFFRRYFLCLQLRKDILQGVLPCSFVTLSLLGSYTVQSELGEYDPEVHGTDYVKDLNLAPGQSKELEEKVMELHRTYRSMSPAQADLLFLENAKKLAMYGVDLHQAKDLDGVDITLGVCSSGLMVYKDKLRINRFPWPKVLKISYKRSSFFIKIRASEQEQYESTIGFKLPNYKASKKLWKVCVEHHTFFRVPLVEPPSSRRFLVLGSKFRYSGRTQAQTRQASSMIDRPAPRFTRSASKRLSRTLDGAGDETLQFLQQLSESCRSEADDRSFSGQPSVEFPARGESEQTSSQSREEEQSVTWQGTETIDGGSQIISEQQQQYLKEGEWSDLLYRQPAVATVETFDFVEHQAKPSSGYSSPDPLHKPAPYQQDDWYLYFGRFLSESEENILSSHKIQSQIRLEELVTSVVKQEETTEQVIERLQKSVTLIDTLTEIEDLEGKLRKVRDLEERLQEASEVSERIQRIIEEQLGQEEVERLRAEEGDLDQVVLQRFMKRMETDEDEVDELEEQIKAVFLKGLVPEEENDLNQLDESLRAKVREIQKEWQEDVQQKFDSSDVSGATSVVIMQKIERRDGKRVMIVDESGESNGMLEKQTEREVTERLYFGNPVEEENEDEWYLLFYHPPVFSPSDESTYLRSVAKRQVGEEEIQEQTRILQQPALVERVDDWFVLLAGPPTETKYVEAVAMKEAQMDEGQFVSVVEVSEDYKVEIEERQMIQETQRETWIEPVTIKEAQMDEGQFVPVAEVSEDYKVVVEERQITQESPRCLKEIQSVTERDDDWFALLDVPPRQTTYIEPVSLSGGVSKSQIERVPAVDQGDKRVEIFVEDTERKQIPRQAEDDWFSLLDLPDRGTSLLQPASMPEYVQILPKEKKATVTVSEAVERTREVVVVVKETVTQKHDKKPPEQIMLYPVSHRDDDWYLLLDIPPKVESYIPPVSVPEPAKISPVVPVEAKRVEQRLYPISPQPFQPLPETDDDWLMLFDIVCDKPVIIPTAAPAESVQKMAETFEVEAKTTEIAAYKEAKTTEIRTYEEVIISATSGQEGTRSPKIRPSQPPPQSNMEDDDWVVLFNITQEKPIPTAPVAEVQRVVKTPEPSEPKPKFVKEDLRPPAVTVINLPQPTYEDDDWFELLDVAPKVSVAVEQRVFPVPEARTDKKFVATEKRTQQRVTIVDETWQKKEVVKERQPQIEVEDDWFVLLYPDLKTSVAAPESLRVRSEVRVPSAVAAKRVEISEKKPQFEMRILEERRPVIHTDVTDDWFVLLDFDAKESVVSTQRGARPVSAPVFSQAALADAGIPMAPFDQPQTSTPIKTSRLEERKLEVTVEAAEPSKIEAVSEIKEFEKPQEDLLRHHASISELKRNFMEAVPEPRQSEWDKRLSTHSPFRTVGINGQPLPNADGSVCISPSCKSSETKTLHEDARNNFGGAEASGPSESRQSEPDIVEGLGAPVEESLCDHEEVVVFETLLVPLVEVEMAQLALPVESNCKALDKIPEEEGTCLVAPECSGGIVGLSPPSFFWSDGPKVMRCSQPPLVQTHTVTITAVSNSLPGDISTTEVPIVPTKTFTYESSKMTDDGTDEDKDSSFSTSKTVTSETSSGTTVTTTTTHISKVVKSGSSETRVEKRIVITADSDVDQEKEKHGGASAL